From Symphalangus syndactylus isolate Jambi chromosome 21, NHGRI_mSymSyn1-v2.1_pri, whole genome shotgun sequence:
GCCACTCCTCACAGTGGGATAGGGGTGGGAGCTCCCTGAGGAGGTGGGGTCTTAGGGGCCTCCATCCAAGTCCTGCAGGAAGCCCCTGGGAGGCAAGGCACTGGCCAGGCCAGGGTCAGAGGCTTGGGGTCCTTGTCCTCCCTGGGTCCCAGTATGTCCATCTGTAAAACAGCCTTGCACTGCTACTCTTAAGGAACACGCTGAAGGATGGGAAAGGGGAGGCACAAAACATCTGTGCACCCGGCACAGGTGCTAGGGACTTCTCAGGCTATTTTCTTGCACAATTCTCACAACTTCCCAGCAAAGTCAGTGTGATCTCTGGGATATAGAGCCCTCAGTCTCACAGGGGAGGGAGCTGAGGTTGAGCCCTTGTGTGTCTGAGACATTCCCCACCTCAGGCTGCGTTCACAGTTCTCATGGGCCAGGGGAATCACTGCTGCAGCCCTCACTTTTGTGTCTCCTCAGAGAACAGCCTGGAATCCATGAACATCAGCTCTTCTTCAAGCACTGAAGAGAACCCAAATAAACaggcaagaaaaaacaaaggtaACCTTCAAGCTAGGAGGCTAAAGTCCAAGTTGGCAGGAGGCAactcctctccctctgcccccagATCCCCTCAGACCAAGTCTCTAGAGCTAAGGGCAGAAGGAAATGCTTCTCTTTCCATTAGGAATTGGGTTTACAGAGATAACAGGCACGTAAACAAAGTAGGATTTATTGCTCCCTCTATTAATGAGAAATGTGGGAGGAAGTGCAGACTTTCCTGAGGCTCCACTAACAGCATTCCATAAACTCATTCAGGTGACCAGGTCCCCAGGTCTCTCTGCTCCACCAGAAAGGAATCAGGGCTTTCAACCACAAGAGTGTCTCATGCTCACAAAatggctgctgcagctccagcctcAGCGCATCTGATTCTAGGCAGAGAAAAGTAACAAAGGGAAGGGCAAAACTACCCTCCAGCCAACTTAGCCTTCTAGGGGAAAGGATTTTTCCCAAAAGTCCCAAGCAGTAATGTCTTCCCACATTCCAGCAGCTAAATTTGCCATATGGCCATCAGGATCTACAAGGAGGGCACACTGCTGCCACTGTTAGAAGGAAGGAGGGCAGGTAGCTAGCTAGCTGCACGTGCCTCACCCTGGTAGCCCTGCACAGGGCATCGCTGCCACCTGCACTGTGGCTCCGACCTCCCTTGCCTGGACTCCCTGCTGTCTCCTGCTCTGCCCCTGGGCTAACAgaccagtctggtccttctgcagAGGTCTGCAGATGGGAGCATTTCTCCCAGCCTGTGCTCCACGGCCCAGGCTCCCACCTCTCTCCCCACCACAGTtcctctcttttattattatgaagttataaaatgaaaattcaaacatGTCCAGATGTAGAGATTGGAGCCAGCGAGTCTCACAGGCCCACCACCAGGTTCtgccactgactcaaatgtgcCCATTTGCTTCCtctgtcctttctctctttttctttgccaggacattttaaagtaaaatccaGACATGTCATTTCATCCACCTCAGCGTGCACTTCTCAACAATAGGGGTGTTTCCACACAAACCCAGGCACCATCACCACACCTGACAAAGTGAACCAGCCCAACCCATGGTCAGACTGGTCCAGTTATCTCAGAAACATCTTCCGTAGAAGATTCTTTCTAATCAGGATTCAAAGAAGACCTGAGCTCCTTCAGTCTCTGTGAATCTAGCAGCCCCTCCCTGGCCCATCCCATCATTCTCTGGCCTTTGACTTGTTGAGCAGTGGTGCCGCCTCTCCTGCAGCAAGCCCCAGTGTCCCCATCCTGCATTTGTGTGTCTGCTTCCTGATGCTGGCACTGGGACTGCTTCTCTGTGCCCATccttcctgcccttggacattagCCCCAGGTGCTTGACTAGATCCCGGCTCCCATTGGTCATGAGGCTCTTCTCATGGGCAGAGGCAGCACCCTCATCTGCTGTGGGTGCAGAGGCATGGGAGGGAGAGAGTCCTGGGGGTGAGCGCCTGACCCTCCGCACAAACTATCACGGCAGCCATTCACCCAATCACCCATCTAtccctttccttttttgagacagggtctcacactgtcacccaggctggggtgcagtggttcgatcacagctcactgcagcctcaacctcctgggtttaagcgatcctcctgcttcagcctgccaggtagctgggacaacaggtgcgcaccaccacacctggctcatttttgtactttttgtagagacaaggttgcaCCATATTGctttggctggtctcgaactcctgggctcaatcagtgcttcagcctcagcctcccaaagtgctgggattacaggcatgagccactgcacctgtcccagtttatgagttttgacaaatgtatacaatgTGTTTCCTCCACCCTATGAAGATCTAGACCATTTCCATCTCCCCAGGAATTATCCTTCCCCCAGAGACAGCCACTCTTCAGCTATCCCCACCAAATCACTGGCTCTCCTCTCCAGCCTCCTGTAAATGGAATCGCACACTCTCTATCACTTCAGTTTCAGCTTTCGCTCAATATCCCGTCTGCGAGAGGCATCCACATTGCTGCACCTAGCCAGAGTCCCTTCTGTGCATATGCCAaccatttattctttctattgctggtgaacatttgagttgtttccagtttttacaaataatactgctatgaagtCTTGTACATGTCACTTTGGGGACATAAGCACTTGCGTCTCCTGGGTACACACccaagagtggaattgctggttgTGTGTTTAACTTTAGTGGATAAATGAAGTTTTCCAGAGGGACTGTACCAattcacagtcccaccaacaggcATACGACTTCCAGTTGCTCTGTGTCTTCTCCAACTTGGTACACCATTGATCTTTTTAATATGACTTTGTCCTCTGGGTATATGTTAGTGTCTTATATTTCCTGGTAACCCAGGAGGGCAATTGCCTTTTCATATGGTTTTGGGCCATTTGATGATTCTGTGTTGGGACGTACCTGTTTCCATCTTCTGCCCACTTGTCTGTTGCATTGTCTGTTTATTTTAATGATTTCTCGGAGCTCTTTATTGGATAGAAGTCATTTGCTAGCTCTGAGTGTGACGGATATCTTCTCCCACTCCTAGGACTGCCTTTCACTCTCTGAGTGGTGCTAAAAGGCACCAATAAAaagttcctggctgggcacagtggctcacccctgtaatcccagcactttgggaggcctaggcgggtggattacctgaggtcaggagttcgagaccagcctgaacaatatgatgaaacctcgtctctactaaaaatataaaaattagctgggcatggtgttgggtgcctgtagtcccagctactcgggaggctgagagaggagaattgcttgaacccaggagacggaggttgcagtgagccaagatcgtgctactgcactccagtctgggcaaaagagcgagactccatctcaaaaaaaaaaaaagttcctaatTTTAGTGTAGTTCGGTTTCATGCAGCTCAATCCTTTCTTCATTATGGCTTTTAGtgtcttattttaaaactctttggTGACCCCCAAAGTCATGATATCCTCTGATTGTGTCTTCtacaactttttgttttactttcacaATAAGACCTACAAACCACATCTTAATTGACCTAATTGTAACCATTTCATTTATAGATTCTTTTGGGTTTTCTactatacaatcatgtcaccttgAGTGgcattattttctcttcctttgtgaTCCTTATaccttttctgcctttctttttttttcttttgaaatagggtctcactctgtcacccaggctggagtgcagtggtgccatctcggctcactgcagcctcaacctcctgggttcaagtgatcctcccactcagcctcccaaagtgctggtattccaggcatgagccaccacgtccagctttctatttctttttcttgaatcaCTCTCCCAGTGAGGACCCTCATTTTAATGCAGAATAGCAATGTAAAGAGCAGGCATCCTTGCCTTGCTCCTGGTCTGATCCTACATGGGTGGAGGGACATTCAGTATCTCATCTGCAGGTTTCTTGTAGCTATCTGTATttatttcctattgctgctgtgacaaatcaccacaaactcaAAGGCTTAGAACAGCACAAATAGctcatcttacagttctggaagtcagaagtcctACAGGACTAAACCAAAGCATTGGCAGGGCTGCCTTCCTCCTGGAGGCTGGGAGAAAAATCCATCTTCCTGCCTTTTCCAGCCTTTAGAGGTGGCTGCCCGTATCACTTGGCTCAAGCCTCTCACTTTGTCTTCGAAGGTAGCAGCacagtttgttgagagtttttatcataaaggggtGCTGAATATTGTcgaatgctttctctgcatcttctgatatgatcatatggtttttgtttttaattctgtttatgtgatgtatcacatatattgacttgtgtatgctgaaccatccctgcatccctgggatggaaCCCACTTAATCACGATGAATTATCTTTCTGATGTGTtcttggattcagttagctaatgttttgttgaggatttttgcatctatgttcgtcAGGGAAATTGGTCTgtagtattttttgttgttgttggttttttttttttttttttttttgtcgtatcctggttttggtatcagggtgatactggcctCATTCTATGAGGATCccttctttctcaatattttaacaggattggtaccaattcttctttgaatgtctggtagaattcagctgtgaatccatctgcttttgggctttttttttgttggcagtttttaaattatggatTCAATCTTGCTACTTGTTATTCGTCTAttcagggtttctatttcttgctgatttaatctaggagagttgtatgtttccaggaatttaccaGTTTCCtctagattgtctgtttgtgcacACACGTGTTCGTAGTAGTctcaaatgatcttttgtatttctgtggtggtGGATGAatatctccagtttcatttctaattgagtttgtttggatcttctctcttcttctcttggtTAATCTTGTGAGTGGTctaaacagattttattttttcaaagaaccaggtttttgtttcatttatcctttgtatttcttttgtttcaatttcatttagttctgctctggtatttgctatttcttttcttctgttgggtttggatttagtttgttcttgtttctccagttccttgaggtgtgacatgGGGTAGTCAGTTTGTGCTCTCTCAGACTTTCCGATGCAGGCATTTAacactatgaactttcctcttggGACCGCTTTTCTGTGTCTTGGAGGTTTTGATAACTTATCTCATTATTATCATtcaattcaaagaatttttaaatttccattttgatttccttGTTAACCCAGAtgtcattcaagagcagattatttatttctatgtgttTCTATCACATCACTCCACCTCAGCTTCTCTTCCTGCACTCCTCATTCTGCCccaaccctcctgcctcccaatTACAAGGACTCCCGTGGttacactgggcccacctggACATGCCGGGACAATTTCCCCACCTCAGGATCCTTAGctcaatcacatctgcaaaggccCTTTCGCCATAGAAGGTGACACTATCACAGGTTTGGGGATCAGGGCACGGGCATCTTTGGGGGCTGTTACTCAGCCAAAGCGTAATACCCTTTATCAGATTGGGggattcccttctattcctagttgcTAAGAGTTTTATTCAAAAATAAgctttgaattttatcaaataattttactGAATCTCTTGAAATGATTATAccatttccttctttattcttttaatggaAGGTATTACATTGATTGGCTTAAAAATATTCAACCAACTCTGCATTTTTGGAATGATTAGCCTCAAATGACTGCCATTTTTGGGGTGGGCTCATCTTCACCTAAACACATCAATCATCTTCACATGACTTCTGACCACTCTCAAGTCACCGGACTGCAGGTGCAGTGTCTGACTTCTTAAGCCAGTCTCCCCATAGCTACTTACAGCTATGGGACCTTGGCAGAATATCTGactgctctgagcctcagttcctcacaGGTGAAATGGGAGTAACCATGATTCTCACCTCCTTGGGCAGTCAGGAACATTAAATCACAGAAAGTCCCCAGTCTGGCCCATGGCAAGTGCTGGGTGCTTGCTAGCTATCCATTTGCTTTTGTGATGGGGACATGGGAGGGGCCGCCCATGCGTGTTCATCGCCAGTTTGGGAGCATAAAGAATTTTACTTCTCTGCCCCTCTGATTAAGCACCAGGTCCCACGATTCCTAATTGAGGGCAAACACCTCTGCCCTGGTTGAGTTGCTGGACAGAAGCAGGAAGGGAGAGCAAGTGCAGACTGGGGAGGTGAAGCGGGTGCCTGGCAATTCCTCCACCAGCTGCTTGTGTCCCAGTGTCTGCCACCCAGAGCCTTGGAGCCTCACACTGCCCTCCATGCCCTTGTCCCCGCAGCTGTGCCAGGCTGCACCTCCTTACCCCATCCCACCTGCCTGCCCTCTCCCAGAACTTCTGTGACACCAGAGTCACCCTCCCTGTCTTCCAGAGCTGTCCTAGagttttaagtttattttctaaCATTTCTGGGGGGTTGGGGTTGGGCTGGTGGGGAAGGCAGCCCATGTGCTCAGTTTACCCTCTCCACCTGACTTCTTGGCTGCCTGAGGCTCACAGGGAGGCCGCTGGCATCAGCTCCGTCTCCGAATTGCAGTCAGTGTGTAGAATCAGGAGTGAGACAAGAGTCCACCCTGCAAAGCAAACCTTCAcaagcccctctctgggcctctggtcCCTCCCCAGGCATGAAGCACTTTGTTCTTGGCCTTCCCGGggaggactggagaggcctgaaaAGACAGATGCAAGTTCACCTGGAGGCCCACAGCAAGGGCCGTGAGTTCAGTGTCAGCAGACCCTGGTCACCAGGCCCATCACTGACAAACAGCAGGCTCGGCCTCCCTTCTCCATAAGGGAGACTCCAGAGGCCTTTAGTGAGGGCTGACTGAGGGCAGATGTGTGAGACAAGGCTGTGCTCACGAGCTCTCTTTCAGGGGCCAGGGACAGAAGCCCAACTTGAACCAGGTTAAACTACAGAGGTGCCTTGATGGAGCTGGAAGGTCCAGGGTTGGACTTTAGGCACAGCTGGATCCAGGGGAACCTTCCCACTCACTCGTGCTTTTCCATGCTGGGCTGGGAGGGCAGTGGGGCCCCAGAGACAGAGACCACCGCCTGGAAGAGCTGGCTCCCCTTTCCAGCGAGGTGTCTCCCTTTCCAGAGCATAGTCCTGACCCTTCAGCGAATCCTTTCCACTTATCTGGGGATGTGGATTTCTTCTTGCTCAGAGATCAGGAACGGAATAAGACTCTCTCCGTGAGTATCCAGGACAGACGCCAGCACCTCTGGGAGCTTCCCTACTCCCACTGCTACCTGGAGTGGCCACATTGTCCTTCTCGGAGGAGCACTTTCCTCAGGTCCTTCTCATTCCAGAATAGTCAATGGCTCACCAGTTCCTGCAAAATCAGCTGAAAACCTTACCTGGCTCAGGACTCACAGCGTCCCACCCGTCTTCCCCTGTCTGTCACCACTCTTCTTGGGTCTTGGTCAGATAGACTTCTTGGGCTGCTGTGGCAACAGCCTCAGCCACCTCGCTGCCACTTCCACTGCCACCTGCATGAAACGCCATCCCCTCCTGACACTCTCCAGGTCCTCCAAGGCCCAGTTCAGCCCTCACAGGCCCTCTCCCATCCCACAGGCACCCCCTACTGCTCAGGCCTTGTGCCCTCCCGCTGGCTGGACTCCTGCAGGTCAGATCCACACACGGAGTCGCCCatggcatgcacacacatgctccCCCAGGTGCCTAGGGTCCCTGGGCCAGCACCAACCCCACTCTTGCCCCATCTTCACCCCAGCCTGTCCTCTTGCTTTCCCAGCCCTGAGAGCTGTGAGGCCTGAGTGGAGACAGCCCAATCTTGCTGCCTTGggcacccagccctgccccatgtgccaggcatggcagcCTTCCCAGGGTCGCACCTGGGCTGCCCCACAGCGTCCATCCACCTCCCCCTGCCTCAGGGCTCAGCGTCTCTGAGATTCCTCACAGCCATGGTTCCCAAGGCAGCAACAGCTACACTGGCATCTGCAGGGCATGGGTGGAGATGCACAGGCTTCAGCCCTGCCCAGGCCTCCACATCAGAGACGAGGGCTGGGCCTGTGGGCTGTGATTGCTAGACTGGCTGAGACCCAGAGACTCTGACCCACGCCTTGGCCACCCTACTGTATCTTCTCCAATGAGGCGTTTGGTTTTCCTCTACACTCAAGCCCAGCCCTAGCTCGAGGCCTCCCCCGCCTTCCACTAAGAGTCTCACCCAACACACTCTCTCCACCACACCTAACAGGGTCACCAAACGCCATCTTCACCCACCCAACCAGGTCACCAAACGCCATCTTCGCCCACCCAACAGAGTCACCAAAACATACCCTCCCCCACCCAACAAGGTCCCCCACTCAAACCCTCCCCCACCCAGGAGGGTCCCCCACTCACAATCTCCCCTACCCCGCAGGCTCCCCCACTTACACCCTCCCCCACCCAGCATCCACCACtcacaacctccccctcccgacAAGGTCCCCCTCAGTCTGGCCCTGCCCTCAGTCAGCTGCTCAATGTCTTCTAAAGGCCACCCTTGTACCCCGAGGATATGGTAGGTGACATTTTCCTGACTGCAGTGATGGGGACGTGCACTCCAGGGGCCTCAGGCTGGACCCATTTGCCTGGGTTCTTAGATGCCGTTTGTGTACCTGGTAGGTCCCAGCAGGAAACAGAAGTGACCCTAGAAAGTCTACGTGAAGAGACTCCCGGGGCCGATGCAGAAAAGTGGGAAGGGGTGTGGAGCTGGCAGGGGATGTCCCCACTGTGAGGACAGGACAGCAAGAGGGACACGGGGCAGGGTGGGAGTGTGGGGAGGTGAGTCCTGCCTTCCCGCTCCTCTGAAGGTTTTCTCCCAAGGGAGGGCTGGCTCGAAGCCACCCCCAGGCCGCACAGGAGCTGGAGTGAGGTGGAGAGCAGGTGGAGATGGCCACCAACGGTGACCTTCCAGCCAGGCTACACCCACTACACAGCCGTAGTCTTTGGGAACCCCAGAGCCTCTAGGTTCCCTGCCCCTGGGTTGGTCATCAAAATATACAGCTCTCACTTAAATGTGGATTTCGGAGAAAATGAGACATCATCTTTTCGGGTGAGCTTGTCCCCTGTGTGGGTCTGGAGTGCTCCTCTGACCGGGCAGCCTGTGTTTGACCTGGGGGCCCTGACTGGCGCCCTTCTCGGGGGCAAATGGCCTCCCCAACAGCTGCTCTGCCTGCTTGGCTCTCAGCCCAGGGCTGCAGTGTTCAGGCCCCCGCGTCCCCGCGCGCGGCGCAGCTCCGCAGGCATTCTCCGGCGCTCGCGCGCAAACCCGCGTCCCCGGCCTCATGTCCGCCAGTCCCTAGGAGTGGGGAAACGCGCGGGGAGGCCTGGACGCGGGTGGGGAGCCTGGGCCCCGCCCGACTTGGCCGGACGCCCCCAGGAGCGGCAGCGGCAGAAGACGATGAGAGTGCACGAGAAGATGACCTACTCCTCGAAAGTGTCGGCTAAGCACAGCGACCTGCGGAGGCAGCTGCAGCTGGAGGACAAGCAGGAGGACCTGGAGGCGCGCGCCGAGGCCGAGCATCAGGGCGCTTTCCGCGACTACACGACCCGGAAGCTCACCTTGACCAAAGGTGCGTCCCCTCCGGCGCGGGGGGACCTGGGCCGGTGACACTCCACATCCGCAGCGAATGGGGCGCGCCTGGAACCTCCGTGCCACTCTCTTGCACAGATGGGAAGTGCTTTTCAAGTGCTTCAGAAAGGCCTGCCTTTTCTGTTTGGCCTCTCCAGGGGCGTCCCAAAGCTCTGTTCCAGGATTGCAAACCTAAGAGCTTTTCAATCCTAATAGGATAGTTCCCCACCTTATCCTTGGTTTCTCTTTCCTTGGCTTCAGTTGCTGGAGCTGAAAGTAGGTGAGTACAATACAGCAAGATATTTTGAGCAAGAGACCATTTGcctaacttttattacagtatattgttataattgttctgtttATTAGTCGttatctcttactgtgcctaattcataaataataaaacttcatCATAGGTAGCTATGTGTGGGAAAAAACTTAGTGTCTATAGGGTAGGGTTCAAGCATcccctgggggtcttggaacacgGCCTCCTGGATAAGGGAGGCTGCTGTATTGCGTGATTTGGAAGGTGGGCAGTGCACAGTGGGCGCAGGCTGCACAGCGTAGACGTGGGCGGTTCCTAAGAAAGAGCATGGAGCTGGACCTGGGTTTCCTGGCTTCGGTGGCAGCTGCAGCATTTCATAGCTTTGTGGTCACACCCAGGTCACCTGAGCCCTTTGCGGCTCAGTTTCCTTTCCTGGCTGATAACAGTACCAGCCTCATggattgtggggattaaatgtgCTAATACATTGGCTGTAGTAAGAAAGAACTATGCATGTGTGTGAGCGGTGGAAATCTTAAGTACTGAATATGTATTCATATTCTACCAACCCAGATGATGAAGTATATTACAAAGTTAGAAGCAGTCAGATCAGAGTCCTGGCACACAGGGGATTAGAGGTGTACCATGTGACTCTGAAACACACAAGGGCTGGGTAGCAGCACCCTGAGCTTGCGGGGGCATTTAGGCCCCACAGTTGGAGGGGCAGGCAGGGGGAATGGGGGGTAGACGGGGAGACAGCATGGCCTGTTCTTTTTCCTGCCACCACCCTTATTCCCAAGACCTGGAAGAGAAGCAAGTGACTGGGGAGGCAGGACTATGACTCCCAGCGAGGAGCTGGGTCTCCTGCAGGGGTAGGGACATCTCCGTGGCTACCCGGGGAGGCCCAGCCAGGGCCTCTGCCAGGATCTGGACTCTGGGAACAGAGCTCTTGCACCAGCCAAAGCAGGGCTCTGCTCCTGGAGAGGAAAGGGTGTGAGGGACAGGGCCAGAGAGTCCCATGGTTTCCAGGTCCTTTCCACAGCTCCCAAGTCAGAGAGAGCCTAGAACTTCCACTCCAGGAAGGCCAGGGAAAGGGGCCCCTGTGGCCCTTGGCCCCAGCCTCGCTGTCCTTCTGTGTGCTCTCCTGAAGGTTGTCCAGACGTCCACCTCGACTTCCTCCTGTCTGGTTTAAACCCTGGCAGTGTAGACTCAGCCTCTGCCCAGTTTGCTTGGGGGGCTTAGGTGCCCCAAGTAGCAATTATGGCTCCCCATTTTTCTGTCCTCATCCCCATTCAGGTCCTGGCTAGGACTTGTGGCTATTAAGTCCAGCTGGGTGAAATTTCCTAGGTGGGGTGTCCAGAGCCTCACTGCAAGTGAGGAGAGTGCTACAGCAAGGGAGGCGCAAGTCAGACACAGTAAGGACTTCCCACCCGGGCAGACTCTGGCCATGGAATGTAACATTTCAGGCACAGccttctctctttctgtggagACAGAGGACAAGAACACTACCTTCCACCGTCGCGGTAGTCACCTGGGCGTGGACGCAAAGCAGTGCCCAGCAGCCGGCAGAAGGCTGCTCTGCAGACCTGCCAGGCCCCTCCTCAGCCTGGGCTTCCCGCTCCTGCTCACCTCCCTCTTCTTCCAGCAGAAAAGAATGTGGAGCCTGAGAACATGAGTGGCTACATTAAGCAGAAGAGGCAAATGTTCCTCCTCCAGGTAGGTTCCTTGGCCCCCAGCATGAGGGATGCCAGCAGGGGCTGGCCCAGGCCAGGCATCATGACCCCACTCTGCTGGCCCCCAGTATGCCCTGGATGTCAAGCGGAGAGAGATCCAGCGGCTGGAGACGCTGGCGACCAAAGAGGAGGCCAGGCTGGAGCGGGCCGAGAAGTCCCTGGAGAAGGCCGCCGCCTTGTTGGACGAGTTCCTCAGGCAGAATGGCTGCAGCTCCGTGCAGGCCATGAGAGTGTGAGCCTGCAGGCCCGAGGGGCTGGCTGGGCAATGCCGAACCCCCATTGTCCCTGAGCCTGTGCACACCCACTTATCCAGCCTCTGCCCCCCGCCCCTGCAACTCCTCTGGAAGCACTAGGGCCGGTCGGGAGCCAAGGGTGGGGGACACTACGGGCAAAAGGCTTAACTGTGTGGCTCTCCAGCCCTGTCTGGAGCCGGGCCCAGCCCTGGGGCCTGTGGGTAGTGTGCTCACCTCTCTTTAATAGGCTGCCACTGGCCCCCTGCCCCCATCCCTCCTCCTGCCCGCCCAACCCCTAGGGCTGAGAAGGAGACCAAAGCCAAGATAGAGAAGATCCTTGAGATCCGGGACCTCACCACCCAGATTGTTAATATCAAAAGGTGAGGTCAGAGGGCATGCTGGCCATTGGCCGGCCCACCTCCTGGTCCCTCAGTCATTTTGCCTGGCCAAAGGGAGCCTAGCACCATGTGAACCTCATGGCTTTACCTCCCAGGGACTCAGTGCTTCCATGAGGCTGTTGCCCATTTATAGATGAGGGGAGTGAGACCAAGAGAGATTCGGTGACTCTCAAGGCTTCCACTTGGAGGTGGGCAGCTTGGCTCAAAGGCTCACCCAGCTACAGCCTGAAAGAGGTGCGGTCTCCAGGGTGGAGAGGAACTTCCAAGTCACAAAGGGCTGTGACTCTGCTCGTTGCAGGGTGGGTGCCCGTCTTCCAGCATGTAGCATTCCCGCACCTTTTCTCAAGGAAAACAAGGAGCCCACACATACTTGGCCAGGATGGAGGGGTGGCCCCGGTATGGGGACCTCGTTGTGGCAGAGGCTGACCTCCTccttcccaccccccaccccaccccgttGTAGTGAGATCTCCAGATTTGAAGACACTCTGCAGCATTACAAGGTCTACAAGGATTTTCTATACAAGCTGTCACCCAAGGAGTGGCTTGAAGAACAGGAAAAGAAACACTTGTTTCTCAAAAAGGCCAAGGAGGTCTCCGAGGCTTCCAAGGAGAGCAGTGTTAACTCCACACCAGGGGACAAAGGTAGCAGAAAAGGGAATGTAGGTTCCCAGGTGGGCTCTGCCAGTGGCCCACTGAGACCCTGAGCCCAGCTGGCAGGTTACCTGCAGGCATCTGGGCCACATGGCGTTGCTGAAGCTTGGCTGCAGCTGAGGTCATCGGGGCCTCCCTTTGCTTCCTGCAGGACCAGGGATCAAGGGCAAGGCGAGCTCCGTGTGGGCCAAAGGTGAGCTGCCGCCCCCAGCCTGAGGAGGAGCCTGGCTCTGCCCTGCACAGGGCTCGGAAACCATTCCTCTGCTTTCTCCAGAGGGTCAGGGCACAAAGAAGCCCTGCAGGTTTCTGCAGATGATGCGGCTGGGGCGGAGCCTGTCTTACCTGAGCAGCCCCCAGCAAGGCAGCCAGCCCAGCGAGTCCAGCGGTGGCGACTCCAGAGGGTGAGTGGGCTCGGGTggttgggaggggctggggcctagCGGCAAGCCCTCCCTTGTGGCACCCATATGTAGTCAGGTCTGAGTGCCACAGAAAAGAGTGTTACTCACAGTCCCTACTCCAAGAAGGGCCAGACAGGGACGTCTCAGGc
This genomic window contains:
- the CFAP100 gene encoding cilia- and flagella-associated protein 100 isoform X1, with the translated sequence MSEILSTIVSKNMTNNKNSLESMNISSSSSTEENPNKQARKNKEHSPDPSANPFHLSGDVDFFLLRDQERNKTLSERQRQKTMRVHEKMTYSSKVSAKHSDLRRQLQLEDKQEDLEARAEAEHQGAFRDYTTRKLTLTKAEKNVEPENMSGYIKQKRQMFLLQYALDVKRREIQRLETLATKEEARLERAEKSLEKAAALLDEFLRQNGCSSVQAMRVAEKETKAKIEKILEIRDLTTQIVNIKSEISRFEDTLQHYKVYKDFLYKLSPKEWLEEQEKKHLFLKKAKEVSEASKESSVNSTPGDKGPGIKGKASSVWAKEGQGTKKPCRFLQMMRLGRSLSYLSSPQQGSQPSESSGGDSRGSNSPIPPTQEDTDSDGEEPQLYFTEPQQLLDVFRELEEQNLSLIQNRQEMEETLEELSHTLKHTQIRMDREVNQLKQWVTTMMMSITKEEDTAAELELKARVFHFGEYKGDQEDKLLESLNCKVLDVYQHCTGTQQEANLGTVQMLTIIEHQLDELLENLERVPQVKIEQAERAKAKERRIRLREEKLQMEKILQEERLQRARARAQAEIKKKRGRTLVCRSQPPAHRIKQQSEHTLMDKEKEELLFFFT
- the CFAP100 gene encoding cilia- and flagella-associated protein 100 isoform X2, encoding MSEILSTIVSKNMTNNKNSLESMNISSSSSTEENPNKQARKNKEHSPDPSANPFHLSGDVDFFLLRDQERNKTLSERQRQKTMRVHEKMTYSSKVSAKHSDLRRQLQLEDKQEDLEARAEAEHQGAFRDYTTRKLTLTKEKNVEPENMSGYIKQKRQMFLLQYALDVKRREIQRLETLATKEEARLERAEKSLEKAAALLDEFLRQNGCSSVQAMRVAEKETKAKIEKILEIRDLTTQIVNIKSEISRFEDTLQHYKVYKDFLYKLSPKEWLEEQEKKHLFLKKAKEVSEASKESSVNSTPGDKGPGIKGKASSVWAKEGQGTKKPCRFLQMMRLGRSLSYLSSPQQGSQPSESSGGDSRGSNSPIPPTQEDTDSDGEEPQLYFTEPQQLLDVFRELEEQNLSLIQNRQEMEETLEELSHTLKHTQIRMDREVNQLKQWVTTMMMSITKEEDTAAELELKARVFHFGEYKGDQEDKLLESLNCKVLDVYQHCTGTQQEANLGTVQMLTIIEHQLDELLENLERVPQVKIEQAERAKAKERRIRLREEKLQMEKILQEERLQRARARAQAEIKKKRGRTLVCRSQPPAHRIKQQSEHTLMDKEKEELLFFFT
- the CFAP100 gene encoding cilia- and flagella-associated protein 100 isoform X3, which gives rise to MSEILSTIVSKNMTNNKNSLESMNISSSSSTEENPNKQARKNKEHSPDPSANPFHLSGDVDFFLLRDQERNKTLSERQRQKTMRVHEKMTYSSKVSAKHSDLRRQLQLEDKQEDLEARAEAEHQGAFRDYTTRKLTLTKAEKNVEPENMSGYIKQKRQMFLLQYALDVKRREIQRLETLATKEEARLERAEKSLEKAAALLDEFLRQNGCSSVQAMRVEISRFEDTLQHYKVYKDFLYKLSPKEWLEEQEKKHLFLKKAKEVSEASKESSVNSTPGDKGPGIKGKASSVWAKEGQGTKKPCRFLQMMRLGRSLSYLSSPQQGSQPSESSGGDSRGSNSPIPPTQEDTDSDGEEPQLYFTEPQQLLDVFRELEEQNLSLIQNRQEMEETLEELSHTLKHTQIRMDREVNQLKQWVTTMMMSITKEEDTAAELELKARVFHFGEYKGDQEDKLLESLNCKVLDVYQHCTGTQQEANLGTVQMLTIIEHQLDELLENLERVPQVKIEQAERAKAKERRIRLREEKLQMEKILQEERLQRARARAQAEIKKKRGRTLVCRSQPPAHRIKQQSEHTLMDKEKEELLFFFT